Proteins encoded within one genomic window of Legionella sp. PC997:
- a CDS encoding SET domain-containing protein-lysine N-methyltransferase has translation MKSKDENISLKRKASAIEQDQLDGPKSLEVDGIMEIGEEEFYQQKAPKKQKDITDNSSNELLPPTIMEELLKLMFSQPEVLTLQPLNPNLYSSIFSPLNEPQQKEVMTQTVEANNEEVQILTIDDEGKRREKELVIDDNRFPTTTPAQSHRPIFYLDDNKSIQELENSIHLSVNGSQVNFQYKSGKKDKPDLVYIAPLNLISSQQIHYGVYARRFIKKGTVLFEYTGEKVSDEENQDEKKDRDYFMFLKNRNKILDAKYQGNVSRFINASTIQENVEFIEKKKRMLVIAARDIYEDEQLLVDYGKDYYFCFKPFFLHPSDNFRCAQEIFEEYQDNYHPVPYNFANCTYDLSPLGITKEDTAFLPKPVYEMLQNRNIRKYDSISHLPLPILKVKDGQFVPLWQQERITLLLMAAFLGNVTVLKKLLQNPKMDTTIQQAMSGRTALHLACLGTSLDRTPRDIKNRLAALDLLIEKPGLDFKDRNHRTPIFTLIDNDSPNYLRHLLQKIKPSITNFQRHKKNQLDPFFYALKKNKKDHALVIIDYMDSIGKLSKYAEHIKEFVRKTLIFNNGRYDLKLIAACNEVLEKKGIPGTVVKMPNLFKPLVSIPNDQNMICRGSSQSNLPVQDT, from the coding sequence ATGAAATCTAAGGATGAAAATATTTCTCTCAAAAGAAAAGCAAGCGCAATAGAACAAGACCAATTAGATGGGCCGAAAAGCCTAGAGGTAGATGGGATAATGGAAATAGGGGAAGAAGAATTCTATCAGCAAAAAGCGCCTAAAAAGCAAAAAGATATCACTGATAACAGCTCTAATGAATTGCTACCTCCTACAATCATGGAAGAGCTACTAAAATTGATGTTTTCTCAACCGGAAGTTTTAACACTCCAACCACTGAATCCTAATTTATATTCATCCATATTTTCCCCACTTAATGAGCCACAACAAAAAGAGGTTATGACTCAAACAGTGGAGGCGAATAATGAAGAGGTACAGATCCTTACTATTGATGATGAAGGCAAGAGAAGAGAGAAAGAGTTGGTGATAGACGACAACCGTTTTCCTACGACTACTCCTGCACAAAGTCACAGACCAATATTCTATCTTGATGATAATAAATCCATTCAAGAGTTAGAGAATTCAATTCACTTATCAGTCAATGGTTCCCAGGTTAACTTTCAATACAAAAGTGGCAAAAAAGACAAACCCGATCTGGTTTACATTGCTCCTCTGAATCTCATTTCATCACAGCAAATTCACTATGGTGTTTACGCCAGGCGTTTCATCAAAAAGGGAACTGTTTTATTCGAGTACACTGGTGAAAAAGTTTCCGATGAGGAAAATCAGGATGAAAAGAAAGACAGAGATTATTTTATGTTTTTGAAAAATAGGAACAAAATACTTGATGCAAAATACCAGGGAAATGTTTCTCGTTTTATTAATGCTTCAACCATTCAGGAAAATGTCGAATTTATAGAAAAGAAAAAGAGAATGTTGGTCATTGCCGCCAGAGATATTTATGAAGATGAGCAATTATTAGTTGATTATGGCAAAGATTATTATTTTTGCTTTAAACCTTTCTTTTTACACCCTTCGGATAATTTTAGATGTGCTCAGGAAATTTTTGAAGAGTATCAGGATAACTATCATCCTGTTCCTTACAATTTTGCAAACTGTACATATGATCTTAGCCCCTTAGGTATTACCAAAGAAGATACTGCTTTTCTACCTAAACCTGTTTACGAAATGCTACAAAATAGAAATATCAGAAAATATGATTCTATTTCTCATTTGCCATTACCAATTTTAAAAGTAAAAGATGGGCAATTCGTGCCGCTGTGGCAGCAGGAGCGTATCACTTTACTTTTGATGGCCGCTTTTCTGGGAAACGTAACTGTATTGAAGAAATTACTCCAGAATCCTAAAATGGATACAACGATTCAGCAAGCAATGTCGGGCCGTACCGCATTACATCTTGCTTGCTTGGGTACCTCCTTAGATAGAACACCTCGAGATATAAAAAATCGATTAGCAGCTTTAGATCTGCTCATAGAAAAACCGGGCTTAGATTTCAAAGATAGGAATCATAGAACGCCTATTTTTACATTGATTGATAATGATTCCCCCAATTATTTAAGGCATCTACTGCAGAAAATTAAACCTTCTATTACTAATTTCCAACGTCATAAAAAAAATCAGCTTGACCCATTTTTCTATGCATTAAAAAAGAATAAAAAAGATCATGCTTTAGTTATTATTGATTATATGGATAGTATTGGAAAATTATCTAAATATGCTGAGCACATAAAAGAGTTTGTGCGTAAAACGCTAATATTTAATAATGGTCGCTATGATCTCAAATTAATCGCAGCTTGTAATGAAGTGCTTGAAAAAAAAGGCATCCCAGGGACAGTTGTTAAAATGCCAAACCTTTTCAAACCTCTAGTATCAATACCTAATGACCAGAATATGATTTGTCGAGGAAGTTCTCAATCTAATTTGCCGGTACAGGATACCTAA
- a CDS encoding F-box protein — translation MFQKLPNELKLQIYSFFNAQTLNKVSLVSKEARNLISMNN, via the coding sequence ATGTTTCAAAAATTACCAAACGAGCTTAAATTACAGATTTACAGTTTCTTTAATGCACAAACACTTAATAAAGTTTCCCTGGTTTCAAAAGAGGCTAGAAATTTGATTAGTATGAACAATTAA